The DNA sequence CCGAGGGCTCGACGTTCGATCCGCTCGAGGTCGAGCGCTTCGCCGCCGCCCGGCGACGTCGCCCGGCGGGCGAGGGGCACTCGGCCGGACGCCCCCTGATGGTGATCGACACGACGTTCGCGCTCATCGACGACGGCGACCTGTTCTTCCGCGGCCGACGGGCCGCCGACCTGGCGCACTCCCGGTTCGAGACGGTCGCCCGGTGGGCACTGACGGGGTCATGGGAGGAGGACGCCCGATTCACCGCCGGCGCGGGCGTCGAGACCGCCCGCGAGGTGGTGCGGGCATTGCCCGAGTCGAGCGGGGACCGCGATCGTCAGCTCGTCGCGGTCACGGCTCTCGCGGTCGCCGACCCGTTCCGGCACTCCCTCCGGGCGGACATCGTCGCGGGAGCCGCAGAGCGGATCGTGTCGGGAATGGTCGCGGTGCTGGACGACCGTGCTGCCGGGCACGCCGATGATCCGCTGGCCGTTTCGCTTTGGCACGCTCTCACCCGACGCCAGCCCTCCCCCGCGGAGAAGGCCGCGCTGAATGCGGCCCTCGTCCTCCTCATCGACCACGACATCGCGGTCTCGACGCTCGCCGCGCGCGCGGCCGCGTCGGCCCGAGCGGGTGCGTACGCGGTCGTGACCGCAGGGCTCGGGGCACTCGACTCACCCCTGCACGGCAACGCGAGCCGGGCGGCGCACCGGATGCTCGCCCGCGTGGCCGACGGCGACGATCCGGCGCGGGTCGTCGCCGACAGCGTCCTGACCGCGTCCGGTCCGGTTCCGGGCTTCGGCCATCCGCTCTACCCGGGCGGGGACCCGCGGGCTCGGACGCTTCTCGAGTTCCTCGCGGAGGTGCCGGGATCGGGCCGCGTGCTCTCGGCGGTCGACTCGGTTGCCGACCTGGTCGGCGAACGCACCGGGGCGCACCCCACCATCGACCTGGCTCTCGGAGCCCTCTCGCTCGCCGCCGGCATGCCGGACGACGCCGGAGAGGTGATCTTCGCAACCGGGAGGACCGTCGGCTGGATCGTGCACGCCCTCGACGAGTACCGGGAGCAGCCGCTCCGGCTCC is a window from the Leifsonia sp. AG29 genome containing:
- a CDS encoding citrate/2-methylcitrate synthase, with translation MEPLPRLTAEQTAERLGVKLETLYAYVARGRLARRRTAEGSTFDPLEVERFAAARRRRPAGEGHSAGRPLMVIDTTFALIDDGDLFFRGRRAADLAHSRFETVARWALTGSWEEDARFTAGAGVETAREVVRALPESSGDRDRQLVAVTALAVADPFRHSLRADIVAGAAERIVSGMVAVLDDRAAGHADDPLAVSLWHALTRRQPSPAEKAALNAALVLLIDHDIAVSTLAARAAASARAGAYAVVTAGLGALDSPLHGNASRAAHRMLARVADGDDPARVVADSVLTASGPVPGFGHPLYPGGDPRARTLLEFLAEVPGSGRVLSAVDSVADLVGERTGAHPTIDLALGALSLAAGMPDDAGEVIFATGRTVGWIVHALDEYREQPLRLRPVGRYTG